CGCTACAGCCGGTGGGACGGCACGCAGCGCGCGTTCTCGCTCGCCGCCGAGCAGGCGCTCGACGAGCTGGCCCGCCATCTGATGGAGGGCATGGGCGTCGAAGAGGCGCTGTCCTGGATGCGCTACCAGGGCTTCGAGCTGGCCGGCATGGACTTCCGCGTGATGGGCGTGGAGGAGCTCTTGCAGAAGCTCCGCCAGCAGGCGCGCGAGCGCATGGCCGGTCACAACATGGAGCGGACCTTCGACGAGCGCTGGCAGAAGCTGCGCGACCTGTTGGAGCGCGAGGAGCAGGCGCAGGCCGGTCGCAACGGCGTCGAGTCCAAGCGCTGGAGCGAGTTCAAGGCGCGCAAGGACTCACTCCCGCGCCGCCTGTCCGACGCCGTGCGGCGCTTCTCCGACCACGAGTGGGCGGACTCCGAGGCCGAGGCGGAGTTCCGCGAGCTCGAGGCCGAGCTCGGCGACCTGCGCGCGCTCGAGGAGTTCCACGCGCGCAACCGCCAGATGCTGCGCGGGGGTCACTCGCTCTCGTTCGACGAGGCGATGGACCTGATGCACGAGATCGAGAGGCTCGGACAGCTCGCGCGCAACCTGCTCGAAGGCCGCTTCGACGAGATCTCGCTCGACGAGCTGCGCGAGATCGCCGGCGACGAGGGCGTGGAGTCGATCCTGATCCTGCGCGACATGCGCCGCAACCTGGAGGAGGGCGGGCTGGTGCGGCCGGGCGAGAACGGCCTCGAGCTGACTCCGCGCGCGATCCGGCGCATCGGCGAGCTGGCGCTCGAGGACATCTACGGGTCACTCAAGCGCGGCACGCCGGGCGCGCACGCCACGACCCACCGCGGCGGCGGCCTGGTCACGATCGAACGCTCCAAGCCCTACGTGTTCGGCGAGCCCGCGCACCTCGACGCCGTGGCCAGCGTGCGCAACGCGCTGTTGCGCGATCCCAGCCGCGCGCGCGTGCCGCTGCGGCTCGAGCCCGGCGACCTGCAGGTCTTCGACACGGACCAGCAGACCGACACCACCACGGTGCTCCTGCTCGACATGAGCTGGTCCATGTCGTGGTCCGGGCGCTGGCCGGCCGCCAAGCGCGTGGCGATCGCGATGGACCAGCTGATCCGCACGAGATACCCGCGCGACCGCTTCTTCATCGTCGGCTTCTACACGCGCGCGCGCGAGCTGAAGATCCCCGAGCTGCCTGAGCTCGTGTGGAACATGGAAGACCCGTTCACCAACCTGCAGGACGGCCTGCGCGTCGCGCAGCGGCTGATCGACCGCAATCCGTCGGCCAACAAACAGATCATCGTGATCACCGACGGCCAGCCGACCGCCTACTTCGTGGGCGACGAGCTGCGCGTCGAGTGGCCCAGCGGCGTGGGCGGCACCAGCCCGCGCGCCAACAAGGAGACGCTGGGTGAGGTGAGTCGCGTGACTCGCAAGGGCATCACGATCAACACCTTCATGCTCGACGACTCACCCGAGCTGATGCGCTTCGTGGAAGGCATGACGCGCATCAACAAGGGCCGCGCCTTCTACACCACGCCCGGGCAGATCGGCGAGTACATCATGGTCGACTACCTCTCGCGGAAGCGGCGCAAGATTCGTTGATCGTCTCGAGTGAGGAGCTCAGGGAGCGCTGTCTCGCGGCGCGCGTGGTGCTGGAGCTCGGCTTCGGCCGCGGCGAGCTCTTGCTCGACCTGGCCGAGGCAGAGCCTGCCCGCGCGTTCGTGGGCGTCGAGATCTCGCGCAAGCGGGTCGAGAAGGTCGCCAAGCGCGCCGAAAAGCGGGGGCTCGCGAACGTCTGGCTTCTGCACGCGCCGGCCGAGTACGCGCTCGAGCGCGTGCTGCCCCCGGGCTGCGTGGAGGAGTGCTGGATCAACTGCCCCGACCCGTGGCCCAAGAAGCGGCATTGGCGCCGGCGCCTGATCCAGCCGCTCTTGCTCGAGCGGCTGGCGGCGGCGCTCGCGCCGGGCGCGCTCCTGCACATCGCGACCGACCACGTGGGCTACCGCGACTGGATCGCCGACGTCATGGCGGGACAGAGCGCCTTCGTGAGTCTCCACGCCGCGCCCTGGTCCGAGTCACGCCCCGCGCGCCGCGAGACGGCCTACGAGGCGGAATGGCGCGCGGAAGGTCGCACGCTTTCGTACTTCGACTATCGTAGGGCGCCTTGAACTCCCTCCTGGCCCATACGCCCGCCGAGCTGCGCGCCGCGTTCGCGGAGGCGGGCACGCCCGGCTTCCGCGCCGCGCAGGTCGCGCAGTGGGTCTACGGCCGGCGCGTGCGCGACTTCGCGGCCATGGGCAACCTGCCGGCCGCGCTGCGCGCCGAGCTGGGCAAGAGCTGGCGCACGCGCGCGCTCGCGCTCGAGTCCGTCCACGGCGCGGCCGATGGCACGCGCAAGCTCGTGCTCGCCACCGCCGACGGCGCGCGCATCGAGGCCGTGCTGATTCCCGAAGCGCGCCGCCAGACGCTGTGTGTCTCGTCGCAGGTCGGCTGCAGCCTGGACTGCGCCTTCTGCGCCACGGGCCGCATGGGCCTGGGCCGCAACCTGCGCGCCGACGAGATCGTCGACCAGGCGCTGCACGCGGCCGAGCTGCTCGACGCAGACGGCCGCGCACTGACTCACGTGGTGTTCATGGGCATGGGCGAGCCGTTGCTCAACCTGAAGCACGTGCTGCAGGCGATCCGCGTGCTGACCGACCCCGACGCCTTCGGCCTGGCGCCGCGCCGCATCACCGTCTCGACCGCGGGCGTCGCGCCCAAGATCGCCGAGCTGGGCGAGGCCGTGCCGGTGCGGCTTGCGATCTCGCTCCACGCTGCGCGCGACGAGCTGCGCGACGTGCTGGTGCCGCTGAACCGGCGCTTTCCGATCGCCGAGCTGCTCGCGGCCTGCGCGAAGTTCCCGACGCCCAGACGCGAGCGCCTGTCGTTCGAGTACACGCTGATCGCGGGCGTGAACGACTCAGCCAGCGACGCGCACGCGCTGGCGGCGCTGGCCAGGAAGGTCCATGCCAAGGTCAACCTGATCCCGTTGAACGAGCATCCCGGAACGACCTACCGGCGCCCGAGCGAGGCGCGCATGGACGCGTTCCTCGGCGTGCTCGCGGCCGAGCGCGTGACCGCCACGCTGCGCCGCTCCCGCGGCGACGACATCTTCGCCGCCTGCGGACAACTCGGCGCGCGCGGCGACGCGCAGCCGGGCGCGGCAAGCCCGGAACCCGCCTACCGATAAGAGTCGGATGCTCTACGCGATCGGCGACATACACGGCATGCGCGACGAGCTCGTCCGCCTGCTGTCGCGCCTGCCGCTCAGCCAGGGCGACCGACTGCTGTTCATCGGTGACTACGTGGACCGCGGCCCCAATCCCAAGGGCGTGGTCGACGAGCTGCTCCGGCTGCAGAAGAGCTACGAGTGCATCTTTCTCATGGGCAACCACGAGGCGATGTTCCTGTCGTTTCTCGGCTGGGAAGGAGCGAATTACTTCGGCGCCGAGGCCTTCCTGCACAACGGCGGAGAGACCACGCTCCAGAGCTACGGCTACTTCGAGGCCAAGGACGACTTCGCGCTCGAGCCGGCGCACGAGGCCTTCTACCGCAGCCTCGCGCTCTGGCACCTCGACGGCGAATACGCGTTCGTACACGCGGGTCTCTCGAAGGCCGCGCTCGGCTTGTCCGACGCCAAGTACGCGCTCTCGCGCGAGAAGGCGCGCGACCTCTTGTGGCAGCGCGAGACCGCCGACCTGCCGCACAGCCTGGGAGTCACCGTGATCTACGGCCACACCCCGCTGCCGGATTTCGGTGTACGCTGGAACCTGCCGTACTCGATCGGAATCGATACGGGTGCCGTCTACGGCGGTCCGCTGACGGCGATCCGGCTGCCGGACGAGACGATCTTCCAGTCCTCATGAAGCTCACCAGCGACCACGAACTGATCCGCGATGCCGTGCGCCGGCTGGCCGAGGCCGAGCTCGCGCCGATCGCGGCGCGCATCGACGCCGATGACTGGTTCCCGCGCGACTTCTTCCTGAAGCTGGGCGAGATCGGGGCGCTGGGCGTGCTGGTGCCCGAAGAGTACGGCGGCAGCGGCGGCGACTACATCGGCGCGACGCTGATCATGGAAGAGCTGGCGCGCGTGTCGGGCTCGGTGTCGCTCTCGTACGGCGCGCACGCGGTGCTGTGCGTGGGCGCGATCGCGCGCGACTGCTCGCACGAGCAGAAGAAGCGCGTGCTGCCGCGGCTGTGCAGCGGCGAGGCGATCGGCGCTTGGGCGCTCACCGAGCCGGGCTCCGGCTCCGACGCGCTGGGCATGCGCACGCGGGCGGTGCGCGCTGGCAGTCACTACGTGATCGACGGCGGCAAGACTTTCATCACCAACGGCTCCGAGGCCGAGACACTCGTGGTCTACGCGCGCACCGACCCCGCGCAGGGCGCGCACGGCATCTCGGTGTTCCTGGTCGACGCCAAGACGCCCGGCTTCCAGTGCAGCCGCACGCTCGACAAGATGGGCATGCGCGGCAGCCCGACCGCGGAGCTGCGCTTCGACGCCATGCGCGTGGCCGCCGGGGACCGGATCGGCGAGGAGAACCGCGGCGTGGCCCTGATGATGCGCGGGCTCGATGTGGAGCGCGCCACGCTCGCGGGCATCTCCGTGGGTCTCGCGCAGGCCGCGCTCGACCACTCACTCGCCTGGGCGCGCGAGCGCGAGCAGTTCGGCCGCCCGATCGCCGAGTTCCAGATGGTGCAGAAGCTGCTCGCGGACATGTACGTCGACGTGACTGCGGCGCGGCTGCTCGTGTACGAGGCCGCCGAGCTGTGCATCGCCCAGTCGAGCGGCTGCGCGAAGCTGGCGTCCGCCGCCAAGCTGCTCGCCTCCGAGATCGCCACCAAGGCGGGGCTCGCCGCCGTGCAGGTCTTCGGCGGCTACGGGTACACGCGCGACTACCCCGTCGAGCGCATCGCGCGCGACGCCAAGCTGATGGAGATCGGCGCGGGCACGTCCGAGATCCAGCGCACGATCATTGCCCGCGAGCTGCTGAAGGGCCGCTGAGTCACCCTGCCTCATACTGGGGCAGGACGCTTCAGCCACGCGCACGGTTCGGGCGCGGCCCGGCCGGCATGCCCGTTGCTCCCGAGGCGCAGCGTGGCGCTGCCGCCGATCGAAAAGTCCGAGCGCGTACGCGCCTCCGCAAACCTGCGCGACTATGCACGCGAGTGCGCAGCGTTCCGCTGGGACCGAGCGCGGGAGCACCTCGAAGGGCTGCCGAACGGCCGAGGCCTCAACATGGCGCACGAGGCCGTCGACCGGCACGCGCGCGGCCCGCGGGCGGCCAAGACCGCCCTGCGCTTCCTCGAACGCGGTGACTCGGTCCGCGATGTCTCGTACGCGGAGCTCGCCGAGTTCTCGAGCCGCTTCGCGAACGCGCTGCGCGAGCTCGGCGTCGGGAGGGGCGAGCGCGTGTTCGCGCTGGCGGGCCGGATCCCCGAGCTCTACGTCGCGGCGCTCGGCGCGCTCAAGAACGGCAGCGTGTTCTGCCCGCTGTTCTCGGCGTTCGGCCCGGAGCCGATCCGGACGCGGCTCGAGCGCGGCGACGCACGCGTGCTGGTGACTACGAGCGCGCTCTACGCGCGCAAAGTGGCGGGCCTGCGCGCATCGCTGCCCAAGCTCGAGCACGTGCTGCTCGCCCGCTGCGAGCCCGGGAGCGCGCAGCCGCCGGGCACCCACGAGCTCGACGCCTGTCTCGCGCGCGCGTCCTCGAGCTTCGAGATTCCGCCGACCGACCCCGAGGACATGGCGCTGCTCCACTTCACGAGCGGCACCACGGGGGCCCCCAAGGGCGCGGTCCACGTGCACGCCGCGGTGCTCGCGCACCACGTGACCGCGGGCCACGCCCTAGACCTGCGAACGGATGACACTTTCTGGTGTACGGCAGATCCAGGCTGGGTCACCGGAACCTCGTACGGCATTCTCGCGCCACTCAGCCACGGGACGACCACGCTGGTCGACGAATCGGAGTTCGACGCCGAGCGCTGGTACGCGACGCTCGAACGACAGCGCGTGACCAACTGGTACACGGCGCCGACGGCGGTGCGCATGTTGATGAAGGCGGGCGCCGCTCTGGCCCGGCGTCACGATCTCTCGGCGCTGCGCTTCGTGGCGAGCGTCGGCGAGCCGCTCAACCCCGAGGCGGTCCTGTTCGGGCAGGAGGCGTTCGGGATCCCGATCCACGACAACTGGTGGCAGACCGAGACGGGTGGAATCATGATCGCGAACTTCGCGTCGCAGGAGATCCGGCCCGGCTCGATGGGCCGTCCGGTGCCGGGCGTCGAGGCGGGCATCGTGCGGCGCGAGCGCGACGGAGCGGTAGTGGAGGTCACCGAGCCCGACGTGCTGGGCGAGCTCGCGCTGCGCCCGGGCTGGCCCTCGATGTTCCGCGGCTATCTGCACGACGACGAGCGCTACCGGAAGTGTTTCGCCGGCGGCTGGTATCTGTCTGGGGATCTCGCGCGGCGCGATCGCGACGGGTACTTCTGGTTCGTGGGCCGCGGCGACGACGTGATCAAGTCATCGGGTCACTTGATCGGTCCCTTCGAGGTCGAGAGCGTGCTGATGGAGCATCCCGCCGTGATCGAGGCCGCCGTGATCGGCAAGCCCGACCCCGTGGCGGGAGAGATCGTCAAGGCTTTCGTCGTGCTGCGCGCCGGCCAGACGCCGGGCACCGCGCTGCTGCGCGAGCTGTCGGCGTTCGCGCGCACCCGGCTGGGCGCCGCGGTGGCGCCCAAGGAGCTCGAGTTCCGCGACTCCGTGCCCAAGACGCGCAGCGGCAAGATCCTGCGCCGCCTGCTGCGCGCGCGCGAGCTCGGACTGCCCGAAGGAGACACTTCCACGCTCGAGGGCGCAGAGTGACTCACGAGGCGCCGGCTGCCCCGCGCGACCGCGAGCACGCACTGCGCCTGCTCCGGGGGATGGTCCGGATCCGGCGCTTCGAGGAAGCCTGCGCCGAGCAGTACAGCAAGGGCAGGATCCGGGGTTTCCTGCACCTGTACGTGGGGCAGGAAGCCGTGGCCGTCGGCGTGCTCGACTGTCTCGAGCGCGACGACGCCGTAGTGGCGACCTATCGCGAGCACGGCCACGCGCTCGCGCGCGGCATCGACTCGGCGCGCCTCATGGCGGAGATGTTCGGCCGCGCCGAGGGCTGCAGCGGCGGGCGCGGTGGCTCGATGCACGTGTTCGACGCGGCCACGCGCTTCTACGGCGGGCAGGCGATCGTCGCCGCCGGGCTGCCGCTGGCCGTCGGGCTCGCGCTCGCCGACCAGATGCAGCGCCGCCCGCGAGTCACCGTGTGCTTCTTCGGCGAGGGCGCGGTCGCCGAAGGCGAGTTCCACGAGGCGATGAACCTCGCGGCGCTGTGGCGGCTCCCGGTGCTCTTCGCCTGCGAGAACAACCTGTACGCGATGGGCACCGCCCTGTCGCGCTCCGAGTCCGAGACCAACCTGTGCGTGAAGGCGGCCAGCTACGAGATGCCCGCGTGGTCCGTCGACGGCATGGACGTGCTCGCGGTCGAGGACGCCACGCGCAGGGCCATGACCGCGGTGCGGGAGGGCGGCCCGCTGTTCCTCGAGCTGCGCACGTACCGGTTCCGCGCGCACTCGATGTTCGACCCGCAGCTGTACCGCGACAAGGCCGAGGTCGAGCTCTGGAAGCAGCGCGACCCGATCCCCGCGTTCGCGTCCCGCGCCCAGGCGAGCGGCGCGCTGCGGCCCGAGGACCGCGCAGCCCTCGAGCAGGAGGCCGAGGCCGAGATGGCGCAGGCGGTTGCTTTCGCCGAGGCGGGCCGGCTCGAGCCCGTCGCCGAGCTCGCCCGCCACGTGTATTTCGAGGGCGAGGCGCGATGACCGAGCGCATCCAGCAGAGCTTCCGCGATGCCTTCCGGCAGTCACTGCGCGAGGCGCTCCTGCGCGACGAACGCGTGTTCCTGATGGGCGAGGACGTGGGGCGCTATGGCGGCAGCTACGCGGTGAGTCACGGCTTGCTCGCGGAGTTCGGGCCCGAGCGCATCCGCGACACGCCGCTGTCGGAGTCCGGGTTCGTAGGCGCGGGCATCGGAGCGGCGCTGGGCGGGATGCGTCCGATCGTCGAGATCATGACCGTGAACTTCAGCCTGCTGGCGCTCGACCAGATCGTGAACGGCGCGGCCACGCTCTCGCACATGTCGGGGGGCCAGATCCACGTACCGCTCGTGATCCGCATGGCGACGGGCGCCGGCCGCCAGCTGGCCGCGCAGCACTCCCACAGCCTGGAGGGCTGGTATGCGCACATCCCGGGCATCAAGATCGCCGCCCCCGCGACGCTCGAGGACGCCCGCGGCATGCTGTGGACCGCGCTTTGCGACCCCGACCCGGTGCTGATCTTCGAGCAGGCGCGGCTCTACCCGGTCGAGGGCGAAGTGGCCGCGGACGCGGGTCCCGTCGACCTCGAGCGAGCGGCGGTGCGCCGATCGGGCCGCGACGTCAGCCTGATCGCCTACGGCGGGACGCTCGACCGCGCGCTCGAGGCGGCGCAGTCACTCGCCGCCGAGGGCATCGAGGCGGAGGTGCTGGACCTGCGCGTGCTGCGGCCGCTCGACGAGGCCGCGATCCTCGCGACCGTGGCGCGTACTCACCGCGTGGTGATCGCCGACGAAGGCTGGAGGAGCGGCAGCCTCTCCGCGGAGGTCGCCGCGCGCATCGCCGAGCGCGCCCTGGGGGAGCTCGACGCCCCGATCCGCCGCGTGTGCACGGCGGAGGTCCCGATCCCCTACCCGAAGCACCTGGAAGACGCAGCGCTGCCGTCGGCAGCGGGAATCGCCGCCGCGGCGCGCGAGCTGGTGGGCCGCCGTGGCTGAGTTGAGCATGCCTTCGCTCGGCGCCGACATGGATCGGGGCAAGATCCTCGAATGGCGCAAGAAGGTCGGTGAGTCCTTCGTCCGCGGCGAGATCGTCGTGCTGGTCGACACCGACAAGGCCGAGATCGAAGTCGAGAGCTTTCACGACGGCGTCCTCGACGAGATCCTGGTTGCCGTCGGCGAGACCGTGCCGGTGGGAACGCCGATCGCGCGCTTCACCGCATCCGCGCGTCCCGGCGCCGCGCCAGCCACGCCCCCGCCCCCAGTGACTCGCGCGCCGCCCGCGCCTGCGACTCCACCCAGGCCCCCGCGGCCCGCGGCGCCCGCCGCCGCGCCACCGGCCCCGGCGGCCGCCCGCGCGCATGCCACGCCGCTCGCGCGCCGCATCGCCGCGGAGCGCGGCGTCGACCTGACCGCGCTCGTCGGCAGCGGAGTCGACGGCGCGATCACTCGCGAGGACGTCGAGCGCGCCGCTGCGCCTGCGGCTCGGTCCGCCGTGCCGCGCGACCGGGCGGGCGCGATGCGCGCCGCGATTGCGGCCGCGATGGAGCGCGCGAACCGCGAGATCCCACACTACTACGTGGAGTCACGCATCGATCTCGGCCGCGCCACCGAGTGGCTCGCCGCGGCCAACGCGGCGCGCCCGATCGGCGAGCGGCTGCTGCCGGCGGCGCTGTTCGTGAAGGCGGTCGCGCTCGCGGCGCGCGAGGTGCCGGAGCTGAACGGCTTCTGGCGCGAGGGGGCGTTCGAGCCCGCGCGCGAGGTGCACGTGGGGCTGATCGTGTCACTTCGCCAAGGCGGGCTGCTCGCGCCCGCGCTGCACGACGCGGCCGACAAGAGTCTCTCGCAGATCATGGTCGCCTTGCGCGACGGGGTCGCGCGCGCCCGGGCAGGCAAGCTGCGCAGCTCCGAGGTCTCGGGCGCGACCATCTCACTCACCAATCTCGGCGATCAGGGCGCGCAGCGCGTGTTCGGCGTGATCATGCCGCCGCAGGTCGCGCTGGTGGGCTTCGGGCGGGTGACCGAACAGCCCGTGGCGTCAGGCGGGCTGATCGGGGCGCGCCCGGTGGTGGACGTGAGCGTGGCCGGCGATCACCGCGCGAGCGACGGGCACCGCGCGGGGCGCTTCCTGTCGGCGCTCGCGCGGCTGCTCGCCGAGCCGGAGCGTCTGTGAGCCGCGCCGAGCTGCGCGCCGCGATCTTCTCGGCCCTGGCCGAGGTGGCGCCCGAAGCCGATCCGGGCACGCTGCGCGACGAGCTCCCGCTGCGCGATCAGCTCGACCTGGACTCGATGGACTTCCTGAACCTGCTGATCGGCGTGCACCAGCGCACGGGGGTCGAGATTCCCGAGGCCGACTACGGGGAGCTCGCGAGCCTCGAGCAGCTCGTCGCGTACCTGGAGGCGAAGCAGCGGGGTTGAGGCAGCAGGAACGCCGGTTGCATCGAGGAGGCATCATGGAGATTCACTGGGACAACGTGGAGGAAGTGGACGAGGCGCTCCGGCACAAGCTGGAGGCGCGCATTCGCCGGCTGGTCGCGCAGCACGACGACATCCTGTCGATGCGCATCACGGGAAAGGGAGGCCATCACCACCGGCACGGCGCGCGCGAGATTCACATCGCCGCGCAGGCCAAAGGCCGGGTCATGACGGCGACCCGCTCCGCGCCCGACCTCGCGCGCGCTCTCCACGACGCCGTCGACGCCTTCGCGCACGAGCTGCGCCACGTGCGCGGAAGGCGCACGTCCACGCGCGTGCGGGCGCGCGCCGGCGGCCCGCCGCTCCTGGGCCTCGTCGATCGGCTCTACCGCGACGGGGGCTACGGCTTCGTGCTCACCGACGATGGGACTTCCGTCTACTTCCACCGCAACGCCGTGCACGGCGATCTCGACTTCGAAAAGCTCGAGGTGGGTCAGCGCATCGCGCTCGACGTGGAGGACGGCGACGAAGGGCCGCAAGCCACGGTGCTGCGCCCGGCGCGGGACGTGCCGTTGCCCTGACTCAGTCCTTGAGCTTCTCGAGCACTCGCAGCAGATCGAACGCAGTCACGATGCCGAGGAGCTGCGATCCCGCGCTGACGAACACGCGGTGGATGTGCTGCTCGCGCAGGAGCCGCGCGATCTCGGGAGCGGGTGTGCTCGGCGAGATGGTGAGGACCTCGGCGGTCATGGCCTCGCTCACGCGCAGCGCGGCCAGCCGGTTCTCGAAATCCTCGGGGCCGGCCGCCCAGTCCGGCGACGAGTACGGCAGCAGGTCGCGGAAGTAGCCCGTCTCGAAGCGGGCGGTACCGCTCTCTTCCTGGACGGCGCGGATCAGGTCGCTCGCGGTGATCACACCGATCAGCGTGCCCAGGTCGTCGACGACCGGCGCGCCGCTGATCTCCTCCTCTGCGAACAGGCGGTGGACCTCGAGCAGGGAAGCTTCGGGGTTCACGCTGATGAGACGGGTCTCCATGAGCTCGCGGGCAGTGGGCAACACACTCGTCCTCCTCGGGTCAGGTGGTGAATTTCGTCTCAGTGGGGGGAGGGCGCAAAGGGACGCTGTGTCACTCTACCTCGGGCATTCCGGCCCCTGCGCCCTTCTTCTCTTCCATCTCGGTGAGCGTTCCTTCGGCCAGGAGCAGAACTCCGGCCACCGATACCGCGTTGTCGAGCGCCGACCGGATCACCTTGGCGGCGTCGATGATTCCGGCCTCGACCAAGTCCACGTAGCGGCCGCGTGCGGCATCGAACCCGAACGAGCCGGCGCCCGCGCGCATGCGCTCTACGACGACCCCGGCGTCGCAGCCCGAATTCACGGCGATCTGGCGGGTCGGCGCCTCGAGCGCCTGGCGCAGGATCCGCACGCCCGTGCGCTCGTCGCCCTCACACTTCTGCTCGACGGCCTCGACGGCGGGAATCGCGCGCAGGAGCGCGAGACCCGCGCCGGGAACGATGCCCTCGGCGACCGCGGCCTTGGTCGCGTTGATCGCGTCGTCGAAGGCCTCGCGGCGACTCTTCATCTCCGCCTCCGAAGGAGCACCGACGCGGATCACCGCCACGCCGCCCGAGAGCTTGGCGAGTCTCTCCTCGAGCTTCTCGCGGTCATAGTCCGACTTGCTGTCGGCGATCGCGCGCCGGAGCTCCTCGCAGCGCCCCTTCAGCGCCGTGGGATCTCCGCCGCCGCCGATGATCGTCGTGGTGTCCTTGTTCACGATGACTCGCTTGGCCTTGCCGAGCTGAGGGAGCTCGAGATTCTCGAGCTTGAGGCCGAGCTCCTCGGACACGATCGTGCCGCCGCACAGCGTCGCGATGTCCCGGAGGATCTCCTTGCGCCGGTCGCCGAAGCCCGGCGCCTTGACTGCGCACGCCTGCAGCGTGCCGCGCAGCTTGTTCACGACGAGGGTCGCCAGCGCCTCGCCTTCGACGTCCTCGGCGATGAGCAGGAACGCACGCCCCTCCTTGGCGATGCGCTCGAGCAGCGGGAGCAGATCGCGCAGCGTCCCGATGCGTTTCTCGTGCAGGATGACCAGCGGCTCCTCGAGCACCGCCTCGACTTTCTCGGCGTTGGTCACGAAGTACGGCGACAGGAAGCCGCGGTCGAACTGCATGCCCTCGACGATCTCGAGCGAGGTCTCCGTGCCGCGCGCCTCCTCGACGGTGACGATGCCTTCCGATCCGACGCGCTCGATCGCCCGAGCGACCATGCGCCCGATCTCCACGTTGCCGTGCGCGGAGATGCTCGCGACCTGCTCCTTCTCGCGAAGCACCGTGACAGGCTTCGAGATCGCACGCAGTGCCTCGACCGCCGCGGCGACTCCCCGATCGAGCCCGCGCTTCAGGTCGACGGCGCTCGCGCCGGCCGCCACGTTGCGCACGCCGTCCGCCAGGATCGCGTGCGCGAGCAGGGTCGAGGTGGTGGTTCCGTCGCCGACGGCCTCGCCGGTGCGGATGGCCGCCTCGCGCAGCATCTGCGCGCCCAGGTTCTGCTCGGGGTCGGGCAGATCGACGCGCTTGGCGATGGTCACTCCGTCGTCGCAGACGATCGGCGAGGAGAACTTTCGCTCGAGCAGCATCGAGCGGGATTTCGGGCCCAGCGTCGCTCGGACCGCGTCGGCCAGCGCGGCGGCCCCGGCGAGGATCTTCTCCCGAGCCTGGTCGCGGAACAGGAGCCGTGTGTGTGCCACGCCCGAGGCCTCAGCAAGCGGCGTGCCGCGCCCGGGGCGGGCTTCAGCCGTGCGGGCACTCGACGTGCACGGCCATGTGGGACAGGCGGATCAGCTCGCGCTCCTGGCGGCGCAGCTCCCACGAGTCGTAGAGGAAGATCTCGAGCGGGCGCCACATGGCCACCCAGCCGCCGATCAAGAGACTCTCCTGCCCGAGCTCCGCGACCGGTGAGTCAGTGAGCCGCACGAGCGCCTGACCGAGGACGAAGCACAGCGCGTAGAACGCGAGAC
The Myxococcota bacterium genome window above contains:
- a CDS encoding VWA domain-containing protein is translated as MRYSRWDGTQRAFSLAAEQALDELARHLMEGMGVEEALSWMRYQGFELAGMDFRVMGVEELLQKLRQQARERMAGHNMERTFDERWQKLRDLLEREEQAQAGRNGVESKRWSEFKARKDSLPRRLSDAVRRFSDHEWADSEAEAEFRELEAELGDLRALEEFHARNRQMLRGGHSLSFDEAMDLMHEIERLGQLARNLLEGRFDEISLDELREIAGDEGVESILILRDMRRNLEEGGLVRPGENGLELTPRAIRRIGELALEDIYGSLKRGTPGAHATTHRGGGLVTIERSKPYVFGEPAHLDAVASVRNALLRDPSRARVPLRLEPGDLQVFDTDQQTDTTTVLLLDMSWSMSWSGRWPAAKRVAIAMDQLIRTRYPRDRFFIVGFYTRARELKIPELPELVWNMEDPFTNLQDGLRVAQRLIDRNPSANKQIIVITDGQPTAYFVGDELRVEWPSGVGGTSPRANKETLGEVSRVTRKGITINTFMLDDSPELMRFVEGMTRINKGRAFYTTPGQIGEYIMVDYLSRKRRKIR
- the trmB gene encoding tRNA (guanosine(46)-N7)-methyltransferase TrmB → MIVSSEELRERCLAARVVLELGFGRGELLLDLAEAEPARAFVGVEISRKRVEKVAKRAEKRGLANVWLLHAPAEYALERVLPPGCVEECWINCPDPWPKKRHWRRRLIQPLLLERLAAALAPGALLHIATDHVGYRDWIADVMAGQSAFVSLHAAPWSESRPARRETAYEAEWRAEGRTLSYFDYRRAP
- the rlmN gene encoding 23S rRNA (adenine(2503)-C(2))-methyltransferase RlmN, which produces MNSLLAHTPAELRAAFAEAGTPGFRAAQVAQWVYGRRVRDFAAMGNLPAALRAELGKSWRTRALALESVHGAADGTRKLVLATADGARIEAVLIPEARRQTLCVSSQVGCSLDCAFCATGRMGLGRNLRADEIVDQALHAAELLDADGRALTHVVFMGMGEPLLNLKHVLQAIRVLTDPDAFGLAPRRITVSTAGVAPKIAELGEAVPVRLAISLHAARDELRDVLVPLNRRFPIAELLAACAKFPTPRRERLSFEYTLIAGVNDSASDAHALAALARKVHAKVNLIPLNEHPGTTYRRPSEARMDAFLGVLAAERVTATLRRSRGDDIFAACGQLGARGDAQPGAASPEPAYR
- a CDS encoding metallophosphoesterase family protein, coding for MLYAIGDIHGMRDELVRLLSRLPLSQGDRLLFIGDYVDRGPNPKGVVDELLRLQKSYECIFLMGNHEAMFLSFLGWEGANYFGAEAFLHNGGETTLQSYGYFEAKDDFALEPAHEAFYRSLALWHLDGEYAFVHAGLSKAALGLSDAKYALSREKARDLLWQRETADLPHSLGVTVIYGHTPLPDFGVRWNLPYSIGIDTGAVYGGPLTAIRLPDETIFQSS
- a CDS encoding acyl-CoA dehydrogenase family protein encodes the protein MKLTSDHELIRDAVRRLAEAELAPIAARIDADDWFPRDFFLKLGEIGALGVLVPEEYGGSGGDYIGATLIMEELARVSGSVSLSYGAHAVLCVGAIARDCSHEQKKRVLPRLCSGEAIGAWALTEPGSGSDALGMRTRAVRAGSHYVIDGGKTFITNGSEAETLVVYARTDPAQGAHGISVFLVDAKTPGFQCSRTLDKMGMRGSPTAELRFDAMRVAAGDRIGEENRGVALMMRGLDVERATLAGISVGLAQAALDHSLAWAREREQFGRPIAEFQMVQKLLADMYVDVTAARLLVYEAAELCIAQSSGCAKLASAAKLLASEIATKAGLAAVQVFGGYGYTRDYPVERIARDAKLMEIGAGTSEIQRTIIARELLKGR
- the acsA gene encoding acetate--CoA ligase — encoded protein: MRDYARECAAFRWDRAREHLEGLPNGRGLNMAHEAVDRHARGPRAAKTALRFLERGDSVRDVSYAELAEFSSRFANALRELGVGRGERVFALAGRIPELYVAALGALKNGSVFCPLFSAFGPEPIRTRLERGDARVLVTTSALYARKVAGLRASLPKLEHVLLARCEPGSAQPPGTHELDACLARASSSFEIPPTDPEDMALLHFTSGTTGAPKGAVHVHAAVLAHHVTAGHALDLRTDDTFWCTADPGWVTGTSYGILAPLSHGTTTLVDESEFDAERWYATLERQRVTNWYTAPTAVRMLMKAGAALARRHDLSALRFVASVGEPLNPEAVLFGQEAFGIPIHDNWWQTETGGIMIANFASQEIRPGSMGRPVPGVEAGIVRRERDGAVVEVTEPDVLGELALRPGWPSMFRGYLHDDERYRKCFAGGWYLSGDLARRDRDGYFWFVGRGDDVIKSSGHLIGPFEVESVLMEHPAVIEAAVIGKPDPVAGEIVKAFVVLRAGQTPGTALLRELSAFARTRLGAAVAPKELEFRDSVPKTRSGKILRRLLRARELGLPEGDTSTLEGAE